Proteins encoded in a region of the Thermodesulfobacteriota bacterium genome:
- the ccmA gene encoding heme ABC exporter ATP-binding protein CcmA, producing MPTTAPEAPFLCAEGVRKTYGGVEALRGVSFALARGEFLCLFGPNGAGKSTLLKILSTLLPLSAGTVRVQGFDLEEHAEAYRARLGVVSHQSYLYDDLTALENLEFYAGLYAVAHPRETAERLLEQAGLYERRHSPVAEFSRGMVQRLSIARALVNDPSLLLLDEPYTGLDEHAANRLRGQLERLHDQERTIVMVTHNLRRGLEAATRLGILARGRLTYMERKEAVTSEAFEALYFQHLEAA from the coding sequence GTGCCGACGACCGCCCCTGAGGCGCCGTTCCTCTGCGCGGAGGGAGTGCGCAAGACCTACGGGGGCGTGGAGGCCCTGCGGGGGGTGAGCTTCGCCCTGGCGCGGGGCGAGTTCCTGTGCCTCTTCGGGCCGAACGGCGCCGGCAAGTCCACCCTGCTCAAGATCCTTTCCACTCTGCTCCCCCTCTCGGCCGGCACCGTGCGGGTGCAGGGCTTCGACCTGGAGGAGCACGCCGAGGCCTATCGGGCTCGGCTCGGCGTCGTCTCCCACCAGTCCTACCTCTACGACGACCTCACCGCCCTCGAGAACCTGGAGTTCTACGCCGGCCTCTACGCCGTCGCTCACCCCCGGGAGACGGCCGAGCGGCTCCTGGAGCAGGCCGGGCTCTACGAGCGGCGTCACTCCCCGGTGGCCGAGTTCTCCCGAGGCATGGTGCAGCGGCTCTCCATCGCGCGCGCCCTGGTCAACGACCCGAGCCTGCTTCTGCTCGACGAGCCCTACACCGGGCTCGACGAGCACGCGGCCAACCGCCTCCGGGGCCAACTGGAGCGCCTGCACGACCAGGAGCGGACCATCGTCATGGTCACCCACAACCTGCGGCGTGGGCTCGAGGCGGCCACCCGCCTGGGTATCCTGGCCCGGGGCCGGCTGACGTACATGGAACGTAAGGAGGCCGTGACCTCCGAGGCTTTCGAGGCTCTTTACTTCCAGCACCTGGAGGCCGCGTGA